A window of Zingiber officinale cultivar Zhangliang chromosome 5A, Zo_v1.1, whole genome shotgun sequence contains these coding sequences:
- the LOC121981243 gene encoding protein PHOTOSYSTEM I ASSEMBLY 2, chloroplastic-like — translation MIMEIASSLSSSTSCPQRLHQIRARQKGAISPFKSHTVSFKLGSKNCRTCSGKGAIECPGCKGTGKNKKNGNIFERWKCYDCQGFGLRSCPSCGKGGLTPEQRGER, via the exons ATGATCATGGAGATAGCTTCCTCGCTCTCTTCCTCGACAAGTTGTCCACAGAGACTTCATCAAATAAGAGCAAGACAAAAGGGTGCGATCTCTCCTTTCAAGTCCCACACTGTGTCCTTCAAACTT GGTTCCAAAAACTGCAGAACATGCAGTGGAAAAGGAGCAATCGAATGCCCTGGCTGTAAG GGAACAGGGAAGAATAAGAAAAATGGGAACATCTTTGAGAGATGGAA GTGCTATGACTGCCAAGGATTTGGTCTAAGGAGCTGTCCAAGCTGTGGCAAAGGTGGACTCACACCAGAGCAAAGAGGAGAAAGATAG
- the LOC121981242 gene encoding heavy metal-associated isoprenylated plant protein 47-like — protein MAKQKVVLKVSMGDAKKRSRALRIAVGLPGVVSAALDNDRLIVIGDGVDTVELATVLRRKMGGAELVSVGSAEENKKEEKKSPAVEESDKNAWQPTPAISWTTYPAAPPPYNNYHYRYPYEITQADREDNCSIM, from the coding sequence ATGGCCAAGCAGAAGGTGGTGCTGAAGGTGTCCATGGGAGACGCCAAGAAGCGTTCCAGAGCTCTCAGGATCGCCGTCGGGTTGCCCGGCGTGGTGTCCGCGGCGCTGGACAACGACCGTCTCATCGTGATCGGCGACGGGGTCGACACCGTGGAGCTGGCCACTGTCCTCAGGAGGAAGATGGGCGGCGCCGAGCTCGTCAGCGTCGGCTCAGCCgaagaaaataagaaagaggagaagaaatCGCCGGCGGTGGAAGAGTCCGATAAGAACGCTTGGCAGCCGACGCCGGCGATCTCCTGGACTACGTACCCTGCAGCACCGCCGCCGTATAACAATTACCATTACCGGTACCCTTATGAAATCACCCAGGCGGATCGGGAGGACAATTGTAGCATCATGTAG